The following coding sequences are from one Coffea arabica cultivar ET-39 chromosome 11e, Coffea Arabica ET-39 HiFi, whole genome shotgun sequence window:
- the LOC140021148 gene encoding uncharacterized protein yields MENIENLITGSWMVTGDFNTITTVDERSGGSPPITRNMEEFNEAISLCGLSSLEFDGPIHTWTNGVLWQRLDRTLINDEWGDLFEVSKTSHLDRGRSDHALLLLKCGSSFSRGTSFRFLNVWRSHPQFVQIVKEAWDVHIQASGMERFF; encoded by the coding sequence ATGGAGAATATCGAAAATCTTATCACTGGGTCTTGGATGGTAACGGGGGATTTCAACACAATTACTACAGTGGATGAAAGGTCAGGTGGTTCTCCTCCTATTACCCGGAATATGGAGGAGTTCAATGAAGCTATATCCCTTTGTGGCCTGTCTTCATTAGAGTTTGATGGTCCAATTCATACTTGGACGAATGGGGTGTTGTGGCAGCGACTAGACAGAACTTTGATAAATGACGAATGGGGAGATTTATTTGAGGTTTCGAAAACTTCGCATTTAGATCGGGGACGATCAGATCATGCGCTGCTCTTACTAAAATGTGGTTCGAGTTTTTCGCGGGGTACTTCCTTCAGATTTTTAAATGTCTGGAGAAGTCATCCTCAGTTTGTACAAATTGTTAAGGAGGCATGGGACGTCCACATCCAGGCATCGGGAATGGAACGATTTTTCTAG
- the LOC113718086 gene encoding uncharacterized protein → MVMPAIVVWFLWKARNHARHEGASFQARQVILDIDSFVVQLGRTGVLLPKCFIGDLEHPWSPDAGFRPKRFKVCAVPWSRPPLNRLKLNTDASVSGASASGGGLVHDHTGHLVFAFYKEFREVGTLTAEALSLWHGLLHCQG, encoded by the coding sequence ATGGTTATGCCAGCTATTGTAGTTTGGTTTCTCTGGAAAGCGCGTAACCATGCACGACATGAGGGTGCGTCATTTCAGGCTCGTCAGGTCATTCTGGACATTGATAGCTTTGTGGTACAGCTTGGTCGAACCGGAGTCCTATTACCCAAGTGTTTCATTGGGGACCTGGAGCATCCATGGTCTCCAGACGCAGGTTTTCGCCCCAAACGGTTCAAGGTTTGTGCTGTGCCCTGGTCGAGACCTCCACTCAACAGGCTCAAACTCAACACGGACGCTAGTGTCTCTGGTGCAAGTGCTTCGGGTGGAGGGCTAGTTCACGATCACACGGGGCATTTGGTCTTTGCCTTTTATAAGGAGTTTAGGGAGGTGGGCACTCTGACTGCAGAGGCTCTCTCCTTATGGCATGGACTTTTGCATTGTCAAGGATAG